The Myxocyprinus asiaticus isolate MX2 ecotype Aquarium Trade chromosome 6, UBuf_Myxa_2, whole genome shotgun sequence region agttcagtactcacaggtccaagattggccgcaacccaccgccttttttcggtacgatgaagtaggggctgtaaaaccccttcttcatctcggctggagggacaggttctatcgcgcccttccgtaggagggtagtgatctccgcgcaaggtagcagcgttttcatccttcaccaaggtgaagtggacactgctgaacctgggcggacacccggCGAACtaaattgcatagccgagtctgacggtctggaccagccatcgtgacggattggaaagcgtaagccacgcatccaagttccgcgcaagggggaccaaagggacaacgtcgtcggacgtaccggcaagTGGGGCCTTCACGGCGGGACGGAGCTTGAGGTGcaacaccatgtcgtggccgtgctgagtctaaggacatcgaagcacttacctggctccttgtgaccacccccggaacagcctgggacgggggaggaagaggcctgtcctcgtgacctgtggagactgtcacatcgggggtggatttgtgccacagctgggcgctcaggggtgggagaccaccgatggagcgccaaacctgccaaatagtgtggtggacggtggtcgtgatgacggccgtgcacaccggatacatgacacagggaacaaggaaaccactcttgctgaactcttgagtactgcagccacttgggcatgcagcgcaattaaatgcaaaaggtaacaaaaagatggaggtctgcttaccagctccagagcagcgggtttcgtcatccctgggtcacccgtctcaagggcgctttgaagtgggggagtgacatgcagataccactcgccaattttcattggccttttatcaaagaccagaggtgtctcgggctcccaagagtgacccctagtgtcactacatcgacacaacgtcgagcgagcgacagatagggaactcatttTTTCACGGTATAACTTACCAtcacagtctctaggcacaatcatgatttcaagattgaatacacttcctagtgcttgatatatgtgcagagcactagatggcactatagtaagtgtaatcgatcttgaaatcatTTCTTCCAAGGAggttgctgatgtcaagatttattgaattttggtctgttctcacccaaaaccaattggattgtttcagaagacatggaataaaaaaTCAGAGtcaactggattacttttatgctgcctttatgtgctttttggagcttcaaagttttggtcaccattcacttgcaatgtgtggacctacagagatattcttctaaaaatctttgttagtgttctgcagaagaaagtaatacaaatctgggatggcatgagggtgagtaaataatgagagaattttctttttagataaactattcctttaacagcactTCTGCTTTCAGCCTCCTATTTCCTGCTTGTTCAAGTCCATTTTGGTttgtctgtctctccctctccttTTATGACATCCTTTAAAGCCatacatcaaaaataaaaatactgcacTGTAGATACTGTAAGCAATTCTTCATTTACTCTCCTCCTATACCTCTAAAAAGAtacacactacatggccaaaagtatgtgggcaTACCcttttaatgaatattttttaCTATTTCATCCATGCACTTTACTAACAGGagcataaaattaatcacaaAGCCATGCAATCttcttagaaaaaaataaaatacttcattttctgttccagcatgacaatgccttTGTGCATGAAGCAAGTCTGGCACAGAAGAAATTTACTGGTCTGCGCAATGCCCAGACCTAAATGGCCAACAGCAGTGACTGACCTCACGATGCTCTTGTGTTTGAATGGATGTAAACCCCAGCAGCCATGTTTAAACATGCAGTGGAAAGCTTTCCCAACTCCCAATAAATgccaatggttttgaaattaaatgttcaacaagcacatatgggtgtggtgttctggtgtccacatacttttggcaatatagtgtatttctgaTTCTCTCTTCATAGGATAAGGTCACATTGCTGTTGTTTGTGCTGtggttcttcttcttcttcttgcaaCCTTGTTGAGCCACATGTTCACATGTTGCTTTTATCTTCAGATTTTTgactatatggccctacatcaaaCCTTGAGTAAGGAAACATTCACTGCATGGATCCTATCCAGTGAAAAAAAGAGGGAGACCAGCTACAACTAGAGCATAAATCTTCCTTTATGGCTAATTACAACTGTTAACCTTCAGTCAGTGCTGTTTGCCAATCATTGAGTTGCCCATCATTGGTAATGGGACCAATTTCTCATTGGAGTAAGAGAAATCGAAATCATGCCTGATTCACTTTTGAGGGTTGTTAGTGAGAATGaatgagaaatgtaatgatgatGCAGTGTACTTGCCTTAGCATCTGGCAGCTGCCGAGATGCTGAgtgttatacagtatacagtccCTTGGTGAGCAATTCTGCATTCAGTGACAGAATTTTAGAGTTTAGTTTCCCAGTGCACacagttttatttataaaaatgcgACATTACCTATAATTAAAAACACTTTCAATTTCACAGCTGAAGAAGAGGCACTTTCACATGGACAACTTTGTTTATTACAACAAACATAATACAAACTGCATACAAGTAttacaataaataacaaaatcAACTACTGTTTTGGTGCAATTTTGGTCTTATATCTTTTGTGTAACTAGAGTGAAAACAATGATCAAGACATTATCTTCACTGTGTGTGCTTGACATAAACAGTGttctgaaattaataaaaatgaaaagacattATTACTTCATACCTTTTCAAAAAGACTGAAACAAAAACTGTTAGTAttcatataaaaatacaaaatgcatTTCTCACTACAAAAATAAGACTTCAAAAAAGGCACATTATACTGCACAGAGTCAGTAAATTACCACATGGAAAATAAATCCTTCAGTACAGGTCCCTTGATTACAGCAGGTCCTTCACCAATGACTGTCCCTTGTTACGTAACATCTGGGTGAGCTAACCCTGCCGCCAAGTCAAAGGGACATATATCAGCTGTACAATAAGAATCTACAGTGTCACCACTGAAGATAGAGGCATGGTTGAAATGAGAATCAGGGGAGAGAGGGGGGGAAaagcagagggagagagagcagaaatGTGATGGGCTGGGTTAAGTTACTAATGGTCTGCTGAGTACACAGGAGTAATCGCAAAGCTCACACGTGAGCGCTTTTGGCATGGTTAGTGGAGGCAGTGCCAGGATGGGTGGTGCCCTGTTTGGAGTAGTAGAATCGATTGTTGTCAGTGTATGAAGCAGGGCTGTCGACTGAACAGCAGGTGATCATACAGCCTCCCAGCAAACAGAGCGCAGTGCCCACCCAGCCAGAATACAGGGAGAAGCCAAAGGACATCAGGCCTCTCTCATGATGGGCCCCAATGGGAAACCACACAGTGGAGATGACACCACAAAAAGCTATGGAAACAAGGACACACAATTAatatgaaatgcttttttttctgCATGTTCCATTAAAAAACCTAGTATGGTGGTGACAGGTGTTAACACTCAAAAGGTTAAACAGCAATACAGAACGGCACAATCACTGGCTCAGATTGCCAATTACAGTTCATCATATAGGGTTGTCACCCATCCAGGATTTTCTGTGATTGTCACAGTTTTTGgccatctgtcctggaaaaaCGTAATTCCATTCCGGGTTGCAAAATGTCCCGGAATTTCAATATTTTCCTGAAGCGTTCACACATATGAACCCTTGTTTATAAGCACACTATGCAAGGAGGACAATCAAACACATTATCATTTGAATTATAAGAATGTGCGCTTAATTTTTGTGAACTGGTTTGTTCGTATGATTGAGACTTTTCACTTTTGTGTGTACAATGCTTTAAACTTTAGGCTACTATAATACTTTAatgttttggaaaacaagcccaaaaaaggAATGTCCTTCCTTTTACTGTAAGATCTCTTAGGTTCATAATGGCCaacactcaaaaacaaaaacaaaaaaacaaaaaaatttacaaatttaaatttcataacaaatttccatcaaattgaaatgtgtgatccttaacaaaataaattagtaaatatctcatttttttttctttatttagtaAATTCTTACTTTGATTAATaaattcaatttgatagaattttttcatttaaatttaaatgcatgAATCTTGAAATGCATACTGtaaatcttgaaaatatttgttttaagtaaatgtttgtgtgcattaatttgatttccttttgtttaaatgttttttttaattattattattattatttttactttatacatAACTTTATACTTTATACaaacataattttacattttaaaacatttaaatgttcagtATGAACCATAAACTGCTTAAGgccaaaatatgtaaataataagttaaacctgtacacacacacacacacacactaaattgtaatattttttttcacatttcaatttcataacaaaattccatcaaatggaACTGAGTAACCtttaaccaaaaaagaaaaaagaaaagaaaaaaataagaaagaaaaaaaaaagaatatttaaagttttatttaattttattacacaGTTAATTTTGATGgaattaaattgaaatgtgtatcttaaaaacaggctaaaatatatttttcagtgtATTTGTTTGACTGAATTATATGCTATATATGCGGTAATTTCCATTTCAAGCAAGGAGTAAACAATCAtgaatattgtttttattcttgtttaatGGCCAGCGACACGTGTTTTGTTCATTGATCAGGTGTTCAGGAATTTTACAGGGCCAAAGTGGCAACCCTGTCATCACATCAAAGCCAAAGGAACTGAGTATTACATATAAACAATCTAAACGGTAATTCAACttcactggtaaaaaaaaaaaaaaaaaaattccttctgAGAGGAAAAGAGAGTAGGCCTAATGGTCTCATTATAACTCTAATGATGTATTTAGTCTCTGGGAACAATAGGCCAACAGTTGTGTGTGGGCAGTGCGTACATCTAAAAATTGGGATTTCAGAGTGGTGATTCAAATTAGCGActcaaatgttgttgttttttttttttttttttttttttttttttttttggtaataagACACTATTTTACAAATTCCATGATTACCCGTCAACAGCATTAGGATTCCTCCGAGCACGGATCGTTTGTTCTTGGCGCTTTCCGGTTCACTTCCGAGGTTAATACAGGACATGGACATGAGCACGAGCGCGACAGCAGGCAATCCTAAAATCGATGCAGTGACCATTAGCGCTCGAGATGTCTGGATGTAAGCTGGAAAGAAGATTGAGGAAAAGGGAATCAGAATGATTTGTACTTGGTTTTCATGATAATTCAATacatatgtttttttatgtatgtcatttttattcaaataatttctttattaaaataagtcaAATGCTATTTCACATAAAGGCGTCACAATTTAACTGCCAGATACCAACCAGACGTACCAAATGTAAGCCAGCTTTGGCCCACACTTGTTTGCTGTCTGGGTTAGGTatactgaaacatttattttatatttttcctcaCTAAGAAATCTACTCTGAAGTTCACATTGAATATCTGTTTATCAAATCTGACATCTAAATCACGCAGTTGTATTTAGGATGCTAAGAGGTTTACAAAAGTTTGCCTTCACACAATGGACTATCAAGCAAGCTTGAAAGGATGAAATCTATTAACTAGCCTGCAACTGATTCATCAATACCCACCTGGTAAATCGAGAATTTGAGTCAGTGTGATGCAGTGATACAGTGCTGTTGATATCACACAGTCTGCCCACAGACCTTTGGCCTCCAGTTCATCCATCTTCTTGCAGGTATTCATGTTATATTTACAAGTGACTACCCAGTCATTAGTACCAGTGGCGATGATAAGCCCGATCCAACCAAGGAAACTCATTACAAATCCCGTGAACTGTACGCAAGTATTTGCCATGATGTACGATATGGGTGCAAAAAATATGTCCAGAAGACAAAAACTAATACTTCTCAATATGAACAGATAACCTGAAGCCTGGCTGTATTTATCTGTGGTCGTTTCCTAATATGTTAATCCACTGCGCAAAAATCATGGTGAGTTGTAGGTCCTGATGGTGTGCAGCATTCCACGTTAAAAAGAGTATGTGTGAATTGTTAGCAGTGCTTTTATAGGGGAacaattcaaaagaaaaaagaacttcCAGCCAATCACATGAGTTGAAATGCTTCCCAAGGTTACTCCTTATCTCTTATTTCACGCTCTCCTCGGTTTTCCTTGTTCATAGTCTATAATATAGTAGTAAAGTATTAGTATATAATGTGAAAACAATACGCGAAGCCTCTGCGAAAACTGGCCGGTTAACTAAATCTCAGAGATATATTTACTGATGTGGCTTGATAACGTTGTTGCGCCTTTAAATGCCTAATTGCTAGATTTGTGACATATGGCTGCCCTCTGCTGGTGTCTTACATACTCGGCAggaataatcctgaataaatcagacaatgtcatggtcagctttaactctgagtacccctttccctCTTCCTGCTCATGGTGCCTACAACAGTAGGACACATGGGCTGGTAcatgttatatttttatatatttcaaacaaacaatgtttaagtctctgtcACAGCTTCAACGTGAGAACACCGTCATACCATTGTTATAATTTCTGTTAAGACTTGTGGAATAATTTTGCCATTTTAGTTTAGAGGCAGATTCAgttgaggaaaaaaacaaaacaaaatggctccaGTACACAACACATGTTTAAGATAAAGAAATATTGGTTAAACAAAGTAACACTGAATTTTGTCAGCTCCGTCAGAAtgttcagaatagtgtgaaaacaaaattatagaatgtattttatttctGAACACCataattagata contains the following coding sequences:
- the LOC127442304 gene encoding claudin-11-like, with the protein product MANTCVQFTGFVMSFLGWIGLIIATGTNDWVVTCKYNMNTCKKMDELEAKGLWADCVISTALYHCITLTQILDLPAYIQTSRALMVTASILGLPAVALVLMSMSCINLGSEPESAKNKRSVLGGILMLLTAFCGVISTVWFPIGAHHERGLMSFGFSLYSGWVGTALCLLGGCMITCCSVDSPASYTDNNRFYYSKQGTTHPGTASTNHAKSAHV